A window of the Emys orbicularis isolate rEmyOrb1 chromosome 1, rEmyOrb1.hap1, whole genome shotgun sequence genome harbors these coding sequences:
- the LOC135882438 gene encoding olfactory receptor 51G2-like — MSAVNDTKFISAVFLLTGIPGQEDVHLWISIPFCLMYVISIVGNSVILFIIKTDPSLHEPMYIFLSMLAITDLGLSISTIPTILGVYLFKYREISLDACFAQLFFIHAFQFTESSILLLMAFDRFVAIWDPLRYASTLTVPRTAMMGLVFVLRGVAVVFPFPFLLKRFRYCRDNVLSHSYCLHQEVMRLACADITVNNIYGLSVTLLTVGLDSLFIFLSYLMILKTVLSIASHVECLRALNTCVSHLCAVLLFYTPEIGLTVIHRFGKNSPPLLQVLLGYISLLVPPLMNPIVYSVKSKHLRARIIRAFVK, encoded by the coding sequence atgtcagctgtcaatgacaccaaattcatttctgcagtgttccttctcaccgggatacctgggcaggaagacGTCCATCTCTGGATCTCTATCCCCTTCTGCTTAATGTATGTCATTTCGATAGtaggaaattcagtcattctgttcattataaaaacagatccaagcctccatgagcccatgtacattttcctttccatgttggccatCACGGACCTTGGCTTATCGATATCCACCATACCAACGATATTGGGCGTATACTTGTTTAAATATAGGGAGATCAGCCTCGATGCCTGTTttgcccagctgttcttcatccacgcGTTTCAATTCACTGAATCCTCCATActcttgttgatggcctttgaccgctttGTCGCAATCTGGGACCCGCTGAGATATGCTTCCACCTTAACCGTGCCAAGAACAGCCATGATGGGACTGGTGTTTGTTCTAAGAGGAGTGGCCGTAGTATTCCCATTCCCCTTTCTCCTGAAACGGTTCCGATACTGTCGAGacaatgtcctctcccattcctactgcctgcACCAGGAGGTCATGAGGCTGGCTTGTGCGGATATCACAGTCAACAACATCTATGGCTTGTCTGTTACACTCTTAACTGTGGGGTTGGACTCACTGTTCATCTTCCTCTCTTATTtgatgatcctcaaaacagtgctgagcatcGCGTCCCACGTAGAGTGCCtcagggccctgaacacctgcgtcTCCCACCTCTGCGCTGTCCTGCTCTTCTACACGCCAGAGATTGGCCTGACTGTGATACACAGATTTGGGAAGAACTCACCTCCCTTGCTTCAGGTTCTCCTGGGATACATTTCCCTGCTGGTCCCACCACTGATGAACCCAATTGTGTACagcgtgaaaagcaaacaccttcgtgcAAGGATAATCAGGGCGTTCGTGAAGTGA
- the LOC135872999 gene encoding olfactory receptor 52N4-like, with translation MAAFNLTPSGPSTFILMGIPGLEAAHIWISIPFSTFYIISLLGNFTLLSIVGKEQTLHKPMYLLLSMLALTDIATPTFVVPKALCIFWFNWKGITAVGCLTQMFFLHTVSVMHSGTLVTMAFDRYVAICNPLRYATILSNARLAKLGLVGLIRAILFILPLPLLISQQPFCANRIIPHTQCEYIAVVKMVCGDITVTRIYAMVLMFVINGFDLTLIALSYGLIIRAVLRISSKNAHQKALNTCTAHICVMLTYYTPGLFSNLTNRFGQGIAPHVHIILANLYLLIPPMLNPIIYGVRTKELRDKIGKYTSRR, from the coding sequence ATGGCAGCTTTCAACCTCACCCCCTCTGGCCCTTCAACATTCATCTTAATGGGCATCCCTGGCCTGGAGGCTGCCCACAtctggatttccatccctttctctacATTCTACATTATCAGCCTCTTGGGAAATTTCACACTTCTGTCTATTGTAGGTAAGGAGCAGACCCTGCACAAGCCGATGTACCTGCTGCTCAGCATGCTGGCGCTCACAGACATCGCCACACCTACTTTCGTCGTGCCAAaggcactgtgtatattttggttcaattgGAAAGGCATTACTGCAGttggctgcctcacccagatgttcttcCTCCACACGGTTTCTGTTATGCACTCAGGCACCCTCGTGACAATGGCCTTTGATCGCTACGTTGCCATATGTAATCCTCTGAGATACGCCACCATCCTCAGCAATGCACGACTAGCTAAGCTAGGGCTTGTAGGTTTGATAAGAGCTATTCTCTTCATTCTGCCCCTACCCCTGCTCATAAGTCAGCAGCCATTCTGTGCCAACCGCATTATCCCCCACACGCAGTGTGAGTACATAGCTGTGGTGAAGATGGTGTGTGGGGACATCACAGTCACCAGGATATATGCCATGGTGCTAATGTTTGTAATCAATGGGTTTGACCTGACGCTCATTGCCCTGTCCTACGGTCTGATCATCAGGGCCGTCCTCAGAATCTCCTCTAAGAACGCCCACCAGAAAGCCCTCaacacctgcacagcccacaTCTGTGTGATGCTGACATATTATACCCCTGGTCTCTTCTCCAATCTCACCAACCGGTTTGGTCAAGGCATCGCTCCCCATGTTCATATCATCTTGGCCAACCTCTATCTCCTCATCCCTCCCATGCTCAACCCTATCATTTATGGGGTCAGAACCAAAGAGCTTCGTGACAAAATAGGTAAATACACCTCCAGAAGGTGA